The following nucleotide sequence is from Malania oleifera isolate guangnan ecotype guangnan chromosome 4, ASM2987363v1, whole genome shotgun sequence.
AGTCTAAACCCCCACCAACTCTTACTTCAACCACTTCTCCCCCACCTCCTTTCCTTCTCCATCTTTCACTTTTTTAGCACCAACCATTTACATTTTCGGGTTCAGTGACGGTTTTAAGTGTAGTTTTGTTTCAAGTGTATGTAACCATTTTCGTACATTAAAGTTTGCACGTTAGTTATATAAAGAGGTTTAATGATGGTTTCGTAATCGTTCTTCCTTTTGAGTAAGGTATTTTGGGTATACCAGTTGTCCTCCCTCTGGTTTCGAATTTTTTGAAACGAGTTtctaaaaaagattaaaaaaataattttttcaaaaattatgcaaGGGTGTATTTGAGATCATGAATTTTATGACTTGGATAGGAAGAAAtctaatacaattttgtattatattttgccACAATCCACATTAACCAAATTTAAGATCCAAATCTCAtgtttctaaatatatatatatatatatatatatagagtaagaaattaaaaatttaaaaataataaaaagatattttctaacttttctatacaaataaaaaagaaagaaagaaagaaaaaaggtgTTGTTCTTTTCTTATTTGAAaaagtagaaagaaaaaataaaatatttttcacaaataaataatttcaaaagttttaatatttttaatttttgcatgaaatattTACAAAACTGAAAGTTTTGCTAagtttcttatattttttttacaaaattaaaatgaaaattgaaaattggaaATTATTTTTTACAATTAAACACATTCTTAACTTGTTAAGTCGAGGTCTAGAaagaatttttgtttttttttttttttgaaatcctATGAAATGCTAGGGAATaaaattgtttgattttttttttaaataaaaataaagtgggTGTTAATACCCTCATTTTgatctaaaaataaattaaaatatttaaactgaAGAAGTatggtttgaaaaaaaaaatttagaagagagtaattttatataaattgttTTCACACTCactaaaataacattttattatACATTTTTAATTCTCATGACATAATTCATCACATGCAATTAGAAAGCATGAATTTGAGTTAAAAGATTGTATAGCATTTCTGATTTGGATCTTAAATAACAAAGAAAGATAATATGAAAAGATTTatcttttcatatttgattattaaaaatataaaataatttaataaatttattttaaatttaatttatttcttgagttttattttttaatatttaattattttgaataaatttgtatttaatgaatttaacaaaaaattgatgaaaaattaaatttttttttttatcaaacaaaaTCTTAAGCAGGAGGGTTCAGAAAATTTAAGGATATGATGATcactaggggtggcaaaacgagtTGAAATTCGGTAAATAATTTATGATATGCTTGTTTAAATCGGATTCAGATTTAGTATAAGATGATTTATTTATAAACAGATCAATCCGAACCTGACCACTTTAATAAACGAATTAGATGAGTTTGGATTGGGCATCGGGTAACTtgtttaatttgatatatatatatatatatgtatatatattatattaaaaaatattaattaaagaaatatactattttctacatttttgtttttttgttaatATATTACAAAAAAGAGAATgctacttaaaaaaaaaaaaattatatgactttatataaaatattttttaaaattagaaaaaaaataaattatatttttaaatagatTTTTAATGGATACCTATTTATTAAATGGGTGAATTTAGATTAATATGTTGGTTGCTGTGAACAAGACAATCCAAACTAAATTTCCAACCCGCTAACCCGTTTTGACGCCTCTAAATCAATAACATTATCAACATGAATTTTGCcgaaaattaaaaagggaaaCGTAAAAATTCCGGCAGTCTgctttttgcttttgtttttgtattttgtttTCGTGTATTTGGTTTCTCATTCTTGCGGAGGCTCTTAAAATGGCCTGCCGGTTGCCATGTTCAAACCTCTCCCAACTCAACACCACTGCAACTGTGCTCTCAAAACCCTCCACGCCCCCTCAAtgtgatttctctctctctctctctctctctctctctctctctctctctctctctctctctcttcgaacCTTAAATGAATTACTGTATTTGATCTTCTTCTtcacataaattttcaattgcaGGAGTAGCAGCTCTGGTAGTGGCCATGGCGAAAAAGCCACCTCCTCTACCCCTGCGACACGCCTTCTGGTTCGGCTGGAAGCTCGTTATCGCCCTTTCGGTTTTTCTCTGCGTTTTGGCTTTTCTCCGATTGCGCTCTCAGTCCGAACCCTCCCTTACCCTCGCTCGCAGATCTCGCTTCTTTCGCCCAAGGAGCTTCGAAGGCCCTCCCAAGATTGCCTTTCTCTTCCTCGCGCGCCAGAACCTCCCTCTTGATTTCATCTGGGGCACCTTCTTCCAGGTTCGGTTCTGTACTGTTTCTTGGGTTTTATGATCATACTCGTCTGGGAAAAATaaggaattgaaatttgaaaaggTTTGTGAAATGTGGGTGTTTGAGTTTGCAGAATGCTGATGCCGCAAACTTCTCTCTGTATATTCATTCGGTGCCTGGTTTCGTGTTCAACAAGTCGACGTCGAGGTCGCATTTCTTTTATGGTCGCCAGTTGAGCAATAGCATAAaggtgaaaaataaaaataaaaaaatgaaaatttgaatctTAAAATCTGTTTGTTCGTTCCCTGTCCACTGGTTTCTGAGAAAATTTAGAAGAAAAAATCATAATTCGAGTTCCATTCTTAataaataatgtttttttttagtTTCCAGAAACGGGATGAAAATGACACTCCAGCACCAGTTTACTAGGGCTAGTTTTTGTTCATTTTTATTgtttgttttcattatattttctcagaaaacaAGCAGGTGTTTGATAAAGATTTGTTTTGATTCAAGCTCAGTCGAGTGTTTCGTTCTGTCATTCTCAGTGATgaactgaaattcaaaatttttaattctaTTTGTCCCCCAGCCCAATTTTGATTTAGTAATGTGACCAAGATGTAGATTTATTTCAATTTCCGGTTATATAGCGAGTATTACTCTAGTTGCTGACTTGCTATTGTTCTATGATATTTGGTTTACATGGTGATACGTTGCAGGTGGAATGGGGAGAATCAAGCATGATTGAAGCAGAGAGATTGTTGTTTGAAGCAGCTCTAGATGATCCAGCGAACCAGAGGTTTGTTCTCCTGTCTGACAGGTTGGTGTTCTTCTCCTTGTTCTCGCTATGGTCGCAGTTGGTTAAAGTGCAATATGTTTCTGGAGAACTAACCTAGCACAGCTTGAGGGAAAAATGTTCTGCCTTCCATTTCCTACCTCATGTATTGGTTAAttagaaattattattattatgcttactTACCAGCTTATATGTCATTGATGGCTGTGTTTGCCACAAGTAGGAAATAATTGATACTTTTGCTGAAAGCAGAAATGAGGTGTCTTTGGGACTTACTCTATGGCTGGTTAAATCTGAGAAAACAGTGTGTTTTTTAATAATGTAGATGCTACATCACCTGCATACTTGTGACACAGAATTTTAAAGAGAGATGAACACATATTTTCACCTTGTTTTCAGGTTGCTTTCTCCAGTATTGCCTGGTTGTTTTGCTCATTTATAAGACATCATGCATTCCTTTGGTCTTTAGAACAGTAGAGCATGTCAAATGGAGGGTTTTTTGGAGTCATCTTTGTGGATTTACTTTTATAGCGCACCAAATGCACTTATTATTGTCATATTTATAGAAATAATATTGTCGATTGTGTTATGGTGGGTTTTTTGCATTTGTTCCTTCTTTGCTTTGACCCATGGCATCTAGTTGAGTTTCTtcatattattttatcatattttctctAGATTCCTGATTTCCTGCATAGATTGTCAAATTAGTTTGGAGTTCCCAGATTTGATTTTGCAAGCTGGCTCTACAAAATCCATATCCCAAATTTTTGTTGTTGGTTGCATTTTTGCCATTCAACTTTATTTAAGGTCCTGTCTTCTGTTTTATTGGAGGGATCATGTCTTTCCTTTTTTTGACTCCCAGTATGTTTCTGATTTACTTTTCTCTGTTTCTGCAGTTGTGTTCCTCTGTACACCTTTAGCTATGTATACAACCATCTGATGGCTTCTCCACGTAGTTTTGTGGACAGGTAGATGGGGATACTTTATTCTTGAAATGACGAATGCTGATTTAGAGATAATCAATATCAAGAACAAAGTTACTTCAACATTAGTATTTTAGCGCCTGTTTAGTTGTGTGAGTTTTTCATTTCctatttttgaaataattaaaaaaaatgccaCCTTTTCCATCATTTACGTGGAGAACATAAAAAACTTGGTGCAATTTTTGTAACTATTTCAAAAAGtgtaaatgaaaaatgaaaactgtTATTGATTGCAAAACAGGCCTTTGGCATTTCTAGCTTTCAATCTGCATCTACTGATTATTGAAAAATTTGTAGAACTGAAATTATATGGTCTAATGCTTGTTCTAGCTTTATTGATGTGAACGGCGACCGCTACAACCCAAAAATGTCACCTATTATACCAAAGGGAAAATGGCGGAAAGGATCACAGGTTTCTATTTTACCCTTTTATTCACTTTTATCTtaatttaagtaaaaaaaaaaaaaaaaaaaaagagaaatgcCATCAACTTGGCCAATTATAGAATTGATAAAATGTAATTATTTGAAATGTTTTGGATATATTTGAATCCACCTTTGACAAAATTCATGCATCTAATACGATTTACAATGTATTTCAAGGTAAAGTTTAAGGTGCAAATTGGTACATAATTCATATATGCAgatatattgtatatatgtatgtattgatGTGCATAATATAGTCATTGCATGAAAAGTTTGATCACCAGAATGATGGTATTCATATGAAATGATGTCATTTATATGTGAATGAAATCATCTCATAAAATTCTTAAACTAGTTTTTAGTTAATCCTGCATAATTATTTTCTGTGGTTTTTAAAGAATGAACTTGCATGTTAAAAAGCTATATGGAACACAATGCAATGATCTCATTTTCCTTGGACCTCCAAGGACACATAGAGTATCCTGTATTTTGAACACCATTATTCCTCTTTTGATTCTTAATGCTATGATTTTATTAAGTATTGTTGGGTTATcttaatcatttaatttttaaaattcagaGAGCTTCTGTAATTTTATATAACTATATTTGAGCTGAATAGTCTAGGTACGTtgcaaattttttgaattttgatgcTGGTCCTGTCAAAATTTCAGAAGCTTGGGTATGTGAACCAGGTCAAGGAAAGAACATGTTTTGTTACTTGGGTGCCTGTTGAGGACATTCCTTGTTTGTGTaatcaaatcaaccacaatcttCATCAATGTATAAGTTGTTATTGCAGTAATATCTTCTCTAACTTAATTGTAATCTAATGATTTTAGTGGGTCACTTTAGTTCGAAGTGATGCAGAAGTTGTTGTAGATGATGGGATTATTTTTCCAGTCTTCCAGAAGTTTTGCAAGGTTTGTCTCAGTTTGTTGACTGTATTTCAGCAAACATTCAATTTATATTATCTTCAGTCTAATTACCATTGATATATAGTGGAGCTATGTATAAACATAAGCTTTTTTATTGTTGgacattttcattttattatgaATATTTTCCTAGCTAATGCTCAAAAATTGCAAAAAATTTATTCCTTCTAACtatttttgaaacaatttataAATTTTCATGGAGTTGAAAAAGTACGTCCATGAATTctcataaataatttttttatttaataagaAAAACTTTagtaagagaagaaagaaaatttgagTATAAGAAATCTTCCTAAAATAAatcaaaaaccaaaaagaaaagaaaataaaatacaaataagaaaaataaagaaaatataaagctATAAAATCCTTCCACTCATGATAAAAATCAAATTCTAGGGATAAGAGAAACCGAAACACCTgagaaaacatgatgaaaaattcaatcaatcaaaaaaGACAATCCTATCCCTAATCAATAGAAAAAGAGTGATAATGAAAAACATGAGCATTTCTAGACAAGCCACCCAAAATACAACAGAAAATGCACGTTACCATAATTTGCTTGCATCTTTACACCTCCCAAAACCTCTAAAACGGCAAGAACAAAAAAACCTTCAAAGAACTAGGGGACACCAACACCCTTCGAATAAGCTTAAAAGATTATTCCATAAACTCCTGGCTGTAGAGCAATGAAGAAAGAGATGAGCAAGTGACTGGAGACAAAAGCCTGTAAACATCATCTAATTTCCAATAGGTTGTTGGTGTTAACCCTGTTAAGGCTGGCCATCCACACAAAACCTTAACTTTAGAGGGAATCTTAGGGGCTGTTTAGTATCACTCTCAAAAGTTATGGAAACAAAAACCATGAatgaaattgaaaacaaaaaactGCATAATTAAAAACtggcaacctatttggttaaatATTTGTTACAAAAAGCCTTAATTGAgctcatattcatatttttccttgaatcaaagaaaatttgaaaattatgattaaaataatgaaaatggaaaaaatacaaataagaaaatattataacaaaaaatacaagtaaattatgattattttacttaataattatatttttaaactcacTTTTTAGTGCTCCTAGTACAGTCCTATTGTacatgacaactgaaaaatagtaaaaaaatgtttaaatgacattttttttttcaaaattttaaaaaattatggatatttttaaaattatattttaaattattgtgatcattttattttaatcttaATTAAAAATTGTGTATAGATGAATGATTTAATAATTCACAATAGCGAACTGGGTAGATACTGCGGTACTGTGTTCACCACAATAAAAAATCATAGATTTGCTGGCTAAATTTGACAAGAGAAACAAAAACTAGCAACATAAGTAATAAATGTCCTTGTCATCATTTGTTTCTGCATTTTATTGTAATGAAGACAAAAATTAGAAATGATACCAAAGAACCCCTTATCTTTCCTATGTTTTAGTAAGAGGAAAAGAATGAGAAGAATAAGTCAGATAAGAATAAACGGATATGCAAACGAACCCACCAGAGGCATCCAAATTCCAGACTGACCTCCCCTTGATAGGAATGATGTAATCCAACAACACATGCAAAGAAAGCTACTTACTGTTCCTATCATTAAGATTCATTTGAGAAAGTATATCTTAAGAAACACAATTTCCATAAATAATAAAAAGCTGCTGGACTGAGTTTCTATTGTTGCACCAAAAAATAATAGCTAATAGTGATAATGCTGCTCTCATCTCTTTAAGTACAGCTGCCCAAGTGTCATTTCAAATGTGACTTGACGCACCGCCCAGGTCCTTGCCATGCAGGTCAAATGCTGCCACACTTGGCCAACAAAAATGAAGAAATAGGTGCATCATGATGCAAGGTAAGgcaaaaaagaaaagggaaagcaacattaaaaaaaatgctcTCCTAGCCAATGATCCTTCCAAAAATAAACCCAGCAGCCATCTCCCACTTTATACTTAGTTGTGGAAAAGAAAAGAGGAGAAAGCAGAGA
It contains:
- the LOC131153600 gene encoding glycosyltransferase BC10 isoform X1, with the protein product MAKKPPPLPLRHAFWFGWKLVIALSVFLCVLAFLRLRSQSEPSLTLARRSRFFRPRSFEGPPKIAFLFLARQNLPLDFIWGTFFQNADAANFSLYIHSVPGFVFNKSTSRSHFFYGRQLSNSIKVEWGESSMIEAERLLFEAALDDPANQRFVLLSDSCVPLYTFSYVYNHLMASPRSFVDSFIDVNGDRYNPKMSPIIPKGKWRKGSQKLGYVNQVKERTCFVTWVPVEDIPCLCNQINHNLHQFRSDAEVVVDDGIIFPVFQKFCKRRPPIDHSKGILNIELQKQHNCIPDEHYVQTLLSMSGLEGELERRTLTYTVWNESAPNMEGKGWHPVTFNYANANPKQIKEIKDINHVYYKNEFRTEWCRAGSASVPCFLFARKFSKGAAMRLLSQGVAGPFNASALLDAPL
- the LOC131153600 gene encoding glycosyltransferase BC10 isoform X2, with the protein product MAKKPPPLPLRHAFWFGWKLVIALSVFLCVLAFLRLRSQSEPSLTLARRSRFFRPRSFEGPPKIAFLFLARQNLPLDFIWGTFFQNADAANFSLYIHSVPGFVFNKSTSRSHFFYGRQLSNSIKVEWGESSMIEAERLLFEAALDDPANQRFVLLSDSCVPLYTFSYVYNHLMASPRSFVDSFIDVNGDRYNPKMSPIIPKGKWRKGSQWVTLVRSDAEVVVDDGIIFPVFQKFCKRRPPIDHSKGILNIELQKQHNCIPDEHYVQTLLSMSGLEGELERRTLTYTVWNESAPNMEGKGWHPVTFNYANANPKQIKEIKDINHVYYKNEFRTEWCRAGSASVPCFLFARKFSKGAAMRLLSQGVAGPFNASALLDAPL